In the genome of Candidatus Saccharibacteria bacterium oral taxon 488, one region contains:
- the atpF gene encoding F0F1 ATP synthase subunit B, giving the protein METILTQFASAEAHAAEKADLFSSLGIDWKLLILQTVAFLILLVILRKWVYPPLAAMLDKREKDMRTAEKAAQSARDNADKAEKMTNELMRKARAEASDIVAAAREEAASVVEQAAAKATAKSETIVSAAQAEIAKEVEQAKKAIHNETLELVAEATGKVLHEKVDAKADAKLIATAVKEVA; this is encoded by the coding sequence GTGGAGACTATATTGACACAATTTGCGAGTGCCGAAGCGCACGCGGCCGAAAAGGCTGATCTGTTCAGTTCGCTCGGTATTGATTGGAAGCTGCTGATCTTGCAGACGGTGGCGTTCTTGATCTTGCTGGTGATTCTCCGCAAGTGGGTGTATCCGCCACTGGCAGCGATGCTCGACAAGCGCGAAAAAGACATGCGCACAGCCGAAAAGGCGGCGCAGTCGGCGCGCGACAACGCTGATAAAGCCGAAAAAATGACCAACGAGTTAATGCGAAAAGCTCGGGCGGAGGCCAGTGATATCGTGGCAGCAGCGCGTGAGGAGGCGGCCTCGGTCGTCGAGCAGGCCGCGGCCAAGGCGACTGCCAAGTCCGAGACTATCGTCAGCGCGGCGCAGGCGGAAATTGCTAAGGAAGTTGAGCAGGCCAAGAAAGCGATACATAACGAAACGCTGGAGTTAGTGGCTGAGGCAACTGGCAAGGTTTTGCACGAAAAGGTTGATGCTAAGGCAGACGCCAAGCTGATTGCGACTGCGGTCAAGGAGGTTGCCTAG
- a CDS encoding H(+)-transporting ATPase: MKELAFALTYAIPAALAAIGAGIVGAAAMNAAGRNPEKINDLRTMMILGISFIDALAIIGFVAAIVGKVM, from the coding sequence ATGAAAGAATTAGCATTTGCACTCACCTACGCCATTCCGGCTGCGCTGGCAGCGATCGGCGCTGGTATCGTCGGCGCGGCAGCGATGAACGCGGCTGGCCGCAATCCAGAGAAAATTAACGATCTACGCACCATGATGATCCTCGGTATTTCGTTCATCGACGCCCTAGCGATCATCGGTTTCGTGGCGGCTATCGTCGGCAAAGTTATGTAA
- a CDS encoding F0F1 ATP synthase subunit A: MGVSITNSHMLGALGLIVLVWLMFRTRAAVLGKKKHNFATRLVHWTFDGLYNTVRQVIPDQTWARRVAPLCITIFFFVVAQYWLGLLPIVGPITVGSHGTPLFRGGVADLNMTFGLAIVTIVAAQVYAFKYLGFRGNMGRYFVNPLRDPIMAFVGILELVAEFSRLLGLSFRLFGNVLAGEVLLIMIAFLTQFISPAALQPFYLFELFIGGIQAYIFFMLSTVFISLGLVPHGDHAESHDESVHSPVHSPKLVQESERH, encoded by the coding sequence ATGGGCGTGTCAATTACTAATTCGCACATGCTTGGCGCGCTGGGGCTGATCGTTTTGGTGTGGCTGATGTTTCGGACGCGGGCGGCAGTGCTGGGCAAGAAAAAGCATAATTTTGCGACGCGGCTGGTACATTGGACATTTGATGGGCTGTATAACACGGTTCGCCAAGTCATCCCGGACCAGACGTGGGCGCGTCGAGTAGCGCCGCTGTGCATCACTATATTCTTTTTCGTGGTGGCGCAGTATTGGCTGGGGCTGCTACCGATCGTCGGGCCGATCACCGTGGGAAGTCACGGTACACCGCTGTTTCGCGGTGGTGTGGCCGACCTGAATATGACGTTTGGCCTGGCTATCGTGACCATTGTCGCCGCACAAGTGTACGCCTTCAAATACCTTGGCTTTAGGGGTAATATGGGCCGCTACTTTGTTAATCCACTGCGCGATCCGATTATGGCGTTTGTCGGCATTCTGGAGCTGGTGGCGGAGTTCTCGCGCCTGCTTGGGCTGAGCTTCCGTTTGTTTGGCAACGTGTTGGCCGGCGAAGTGCTGCTGATCATGATCGCCTTTTTGACGCAGTTTATTTCCCCGGCGGCGCTCCAGCCATTTTATCTGTTTGAGCTGTTCATCGGTGGTATTCAGGCGTACATTTTCTTTATGCTTTCGACCGTCTTTATTTCCCTGGGTCTCGTACCACATGGCGACCATGCTGAGTCGCATGATGAATCTGTTCACTCCCCTGTCCATAGTCCTAAACTGGTGCAAGAGAGTGAGCGACACTAG